The following coding sequences are from one Bdellovibrionota bacterium window:
- a CDS encoding rhomboid family intramembrane serine protease, with amino-acid sequence MSSFGEVPQEITEATLDRRKTFERGMCLAPPAILSLSAVLVLMFVVQLIGGFGWLELKGQGFDPDLFIRMGALHRESVFRGEWWRLSSSMLLHGNPGHLVGNLIALYVLGVAVEHAYGWQWTLILFTAAGIGGSLASLGSALPTVGASGAIFGLLAGAIVFFRVHERRIVKPDKRIAFILGAWAIYSLATGWLSPEIANLAHFGGFIAGGLSAYFMPNRIFSAPKGDVASDARFLFWISLAVLGLGCAHILQSALLK; translated from the coding sequence TTGTCGTCGTTCGGCGAGGTTCCTCAGGAGATCACGGAAGCGACGCTCGACCGTCGTAAGACCTTCGAACGGGGGATGTGTTTGGCTCCTCCGGCGATTTTAAGCCTGAGTGCGGTTCTGGTCTTAATGTTCGTCGTTCAACTCATCGGCGGATTCGGCTGGTTGGAATTGAAGGGACAGGGGTTTGATCCTGACCTGTTCATTCGTATGGGGGCCTTGCACCGGGAATCGGTGTTTCGTGGAGAATGGTGGCGGCTGTCCAGTTCGATGTTGCTTCACGGCAATCCCGGCCATCTCGTTGGCAATTTGATCGCTCTTTATGTCTTGGGGGTGGCGGTGGAGCATGCATACGGCTGGCAATGGACACTGATTCTATTTACGGCGGCGGGCATCGGAGGATCCCTGGCGAGTTTGGGCAGCGCATTGCCGACTGTCGGTGCTTCGGGGGCGATCTTCGGTTTGCTGGCCGGAGCCATCGTTTTTTTTCGAGTCCACGAACGGAGAATCGTAAAGCCGGATAAACGAATCGCCTTCATTCTGGGTGCATGGGCGATTTACTCGTTGGCGACCGGTTGGCTGAGTCCCGAAATCGCCAATTTAGCTCATTTCGGCGGATTCATCGCCGGAGGGTTATCGGCTTACTTCATGCCGAATCGGATTTTTTCCGCTCCAAAAGGGGACGTGGCCTCCGATGCCCGCTTCCTCTTTTGGATTTCACTCGCCGTATTAGGGCTCGGCTGCGCCCATATTCTCCAGTCGGCCCTCCTTAAATAG
- the arsM gene encoding arsenite methyltransferase: MNPSEKVREGVSKSYAKAVEGGAGCCAAGNGSQKGVLVREAGYQPNELKSLPKGAVENSFGCGNPVGFSRIAEGEIVVDLGSGAGIDLFLAAERVGEKGRVIGIDMTDAMVRKARENIGKSGWRNIEVRKGLIEELPVESNSVDWVISNCVINLSPEKDRVFQEIHRVLKPGGKMLVADLVAKDLPDWVLRDAELYCSCIAGAIPEDTYIGKLRDAGMGNVRVEGRLEYEDRQIESLVASEVKSDRPADFGKKLATDLSGRIASVRVYAEKPAV, translated from the coding sequence ATGAACCCATCCGAGAAAGTTCGGGAAGGCGTTTCAAAAAGTTACGCGAAAGCGGTCGAAGGTGGCGCGGGATGCTGCGCTGCCGGTAATGGTTCACAAAAAGGCGTTCTCGTGAGGGAAGCCGGTTATCAGCCGAACGAATTGAAATCGTTGCCGAAGGGCGCCGTCGAGAATTCGTTCGGATGCGGAAACCCGGTCGGTTTTTCACGAATAGCGGAGGGAGAAATCGTGGTGGACCTTGGATCGGGCGCGGGAATCGATTTATTTCTCGCCGCCGAACGTGTCGGTGAGAAGGGGAGGGTCATCGGCATCGACATGACGGACGCCATGGTTCGGAAGGCGCGTGAGAATATCGGGAAGTCCGGATGGAGAAATATTGAAGTGCGAAAAGGGTTGATCGAGGAATTACCGGTAGAGTCGAACAGTGTGGACTGGGTGATTTCCAACTGCGTGATCAACCTTTCACCCGAAAAGGACCGCGTATTTCAAGAAATTCACCGCGTTCTCAAGCCGGGGGGCAAGATGTTGGTGGCCGACCTGGTCGCAAAGGATCTCCCGGATTGGGTTCTCAGGGACGCCGAGCTTTACTGTTCCTGCATCGCGGGTGCAATTCCCGAAGATACGTATATCGGAAAGCTTCGGGACGCGGGAATGGGAAACGTTCGCGTGGAAGGAAGATTGGAATATGAGGATCGTCAGATCGAAAGTCTTGTGGCATCCGAAGTAAAGTCGGACCGGCCGGCGGATTTCGGCAAGAAACTCGCGACAGACCTCTCCGGGCGAATTGCCAGCGTGCGGGTTTATGCCGAGAAACCTGCTGTTTAG